In Chitinophaga sp. HK235, a single window of DNA contains:
- a CDS encoding sugar porter family MFS transporter: MRNGNTHLFITTVTLIAALGGLLFGFDIAVISGIILPVKTQFQLTASQEGWFVSCALLGCIAGVAVSGTLSDHIGRKKVLAIAAFLFLASAIGFAVSTTYPLLILFRVLAGMGVGVASNISPLYISELAPASRRGRLVTFYQLAITIGILVAYCSNLAIQRHATTSGGAQEGWLHWLFVTEYWRGMFLVGVVPAAAFFALLAFVPESPRWLARFGQQTAALHILEKINDNKEEAATELKAILAVSADQANGGIRSLLKPPLLQLLVMACVLTAFSQFSGINAVIYYGPTILRASGIVANDTLLYQVMLGAANMLFTLIAIWKVDSLGRRPLYLTGSICAAVALTLTGICFLLDINGGLLLIPIAFFLLFFAFSLGPLKFVIATEIFPTPVRGLALSICILVMWVSDWLLNLLFPVMREGMGIAATFFLFAGCCLFSFFYARKYLFETKGQSLENITIKEKTTIHH, encoded by the coding sequence ATGAGAAACGGTAACACACATCTTTTCATTACCACCGTCACCCTGATCGCTGCATTGGGAGGCCTTCTTTTCGGCTTCGACATTGCCGTTATCAGTGGTATCATTCTCCCTGTCAAAACACAATTCCAGTTGACCGCCTCACAGGAAGGGTGGTTTGTTTCCTGTGCCCTGCTGGGATGCATCGCGGGTGTCGCCGTTTCCGGTACCCTGAGCGATCACATTGGCCGTAAAAAAGTATTGGCCATCGCCGCGTTCCTGTTCCTTGCCAGCGCTATCGGATTTGCTGTATCCACCACCTATCCCCTGCTGATACTTTTCAGAGTACTGGCCGGCATGGGTGTGGGCGTGGCTTCCAACATTTCACCGCTCTACATCTCCGAACTGGCACCTGCTTCAAGACGTGGCAGGCTGGTAACTTTTTACCAGCTGGCCATCACCATCGGTATCCTGGTAGCCTATTGCTCCAATCTGGCGATACAGCGCCATGCCACCACCAGTGGTGGTGCACAGGAAGGATGGTTGCACTGGCTGTTTGTAACGGAATACTGGCGCGGCATGTTCCTCGTAGGGGTTGTACCTGCAGCCGCTTTTTTCGCACTGCTGGCCTTCGTTCCGGAAAGTCCGAGATGGCTGGCCCGTTTCGGACAACAAACCGCAGCACTGCATATCCTGGAAAAAATCAATGATAACAAAGAAGAGGCCGCCACAGAACTGAAGGCTATCCTGGCCGTATCTGCGGATCAGGCTAATGGTGGTATACGTTCACTGCTAAAGCCACCGTTGTTGCAATTGCTGGTGATGGCCTGTGTATTAACGGCTTTCTCCCAATTCAGCGGCATCAATGCTGTCATCTACTACGGCCCTACCATACTGCGCGCATCGGGTATAGTAGCCAACGACACACTGCTGTACCAGGTGATGCTGGGAGCGGCCAACATGCTCTTTACGCTTATTGCCATCTGGAAAGTAGACAGCCTGGGCCGCCGCCCGCTCTACCTGACGGGCTCCATCTGCGCTGCAGTTGCACTTACTTTAACTGGTATTTGTTTCCTGCTGGATATCAACGGTGGGCTGCTGCTCATACCGATCGCCTTTTTCCTGTTGTTCTTTGCCTTCTCTCTGGGGCCGCTAAAATTTGTGATTGCCACAGAAATATTTCCCACGCCGGTACGGGGGTTAGCGTTGTCTATCTGCATCCTGGTAATGTGGGTATCCGACTGGCTGCTCAATCTCCTGTTCCCCGTTATGCGGGAAGGCATGGGCATTGCAGCCACCTTCTTCCTGTTTGCCGGTTGTTGTCTTTTCTCCTTTTTCTATGCACGAAAATATCTGTTTGAAACAAAAGGTCAATCACTGGAAAATATCACCATCAAAGAAAAAACGACCATCCACCATTAA